A single genomic interval of Lathyrus oleraceus cultivar Zhongwan6 chromosome 7, CAAS_Psat_ZW6_1.0, whole genome shotgun sequence harbors:
- the LOC127104012 gene encoding uncharacterized protein LOC127104012, translating into MGIPDDEILDVAPLSVIPAADINLNQPISIDASAYACSNQGNPSSIPSGSTPVTKNKEGTHYTDRVIRDIVTRILNEGHYVKGVSTPLSQMYPPLKVEQPSGKGDDSFSSEKGLAAERLRSLGKTVSDKGKFVASNMDNASHSKNHDDANVVIDLENGSSDDQEESLIHHIKPSVAKRMKTRKGKSSDELMSSRKAKKTAGIGPSKPWSKKTTCRKSPIKVPVVHLDNISFHLEDGAAKWKFVIHRRVAVERELGKDVADVKAVMDLIQAAGLLRLLLGSLNAMKI; encoded by the exons ATGGGCATCCCTGATGATGAGATTCTGGATGTTGCTCCTCTCTCTGTTATTCCCGCCGCAGACATTAATTTGAACCAACCCATCTCCATTGATGCCTCCGCTTATGCATGTTCCAATCAAGGTAATCCCTCTAGTATTCCTTCTGGTTCAACTCCTGTCACTAAGAATAAGGAAGGAACACACTATACTGATCGTGTTATAAGAGACATAGTTACTAGAATTCTTAATGAAGGCCACTATGTGAAGGGGGTTTCTACTCCCCTTTCTCAAATGTATCCCCCTCTTAAGGTTGAACAACCTAGTGGTAAGGGTGATGACTCCTTTAGTTCTGAAAAAGGCTTGGCTGCTGAACGGTTGCGCTCTCTAGGGAAAACCGTGTCTGACAAAGGGAAATTTGTGGCCTCTAACATGGATAATGCTTCCCACTCTAAGAATCATGATGATGCAAATGTTGTGATTGATCTAGAGAATGGAAGCTCTGATGATCAAGAGGAAAGCTTGATTCATCACATAAAGCCAAGTGTGGCTAAACGCATGAAGACCCGCAAAGGAAAATCTAGTGATGAACTTATGTCATCTAGAAAAGCTAAGAAGACTGCTGGCATTGGTCCCTCCAAACCATGGAGCAAG AAAACTACTTGTAGGAAGTCTCCTATTAAAGTACCTGTTGTTCATTTGGATAACATCTCCTTCCATCTTGAGGATGGAGCTGCTaagtggaaatttgtgattcaCAGAAGGGTAGCTGTGGAAAGGGAATTGGGAAAAGATGTTGCTGATGTCAAGGCGGTCATGGACCTGATACAAGCTGCTGGGCTTTTGAGACTGTTGCTGGGTTCTCTCAATGCTATGAAGATTTAG